A window of the Hypomesus transpacificus isolate Combined female chromosome 22, fHypTra1, whole genome shotgun sequence genome harbors these coding sequences:
- the gucy1b1 gene encoding guanylate cyclase soluble subunit beta-1 gives MYGFVNHALELLVLRNYGPEVWEDIKKEAQLDVEGQFLVRIIYDDAKTYDLVAAASKVLKINAGDILQMFGKMFFEFCQESGYDTILRVLGSNVREFLQNLDALHDHLGTIYPGMRAPSFRCTDAEKGNNLILHYYSEREGLQDIVIGIIKTVAQQIHGTEIEMKVIQHKSEECDHIKFLIEEKDSEEEAFYEDLDGFEENGTQETRISPYTFCKAFPFHLMFDKDLMLTQCGNAIYRVLPQLQPGTCNLPSVFSLVRPHIDFSFHGILSHINTVFVLRSMEGLLNVETLESEDELTGVEISCLRLKGQMIYLPEAENILFLCSPSVMNLDDLTRRGLYLSDIPLHDATRDLVLLGEQFREEYKLTQELEILTDRLQHTLRALEDEKKKTDRLLYSVLPPSVANELRHQRPVSAKRYDNVTILFSGIVGFNAFCSKHASAEGAIKIVNLLNDVYTRFDILTDSRKNPYVYKVETVGDKYMTVSGLPEPCTHHAQSICHLALDMMEIAGQVKVDEEPVQITIGIHTGEVVTGVIGQRMPRYCLFGNTVNLTSRTETTGDKGRINVSEYTYRCLQSAENADPQFHLEYRGPVTMKGKKEPMKVWFLSRKNSEADVGSSTVPVHI, from the exons ATG TACGGATTTGTAAATCACGCTTTGGAACTTCTTGTATTAAGAAATTATGGTCCAGAGGTGTGGGAAGATATCAA GAAGGAGGCCCAGCTTGATGTGGAGGGTCAATTCCTGGTCAGAATCATATATGATGACGCGAAAACGTACGACCTTGTTGCAGCTGCCAGTAAAGTTCTCA AGATTAACGCTGGTGACATCCTGCAGATGTTTGGAAAGATGTTTTTTGAGTTTTGCCAAGAGTCTGGATACGACACCATCCTTCGTGTTTTAGGGTCTAATGTCCGTGAGTTCCTGCAG AATCTGGATGCTCTTCATGACCACTTGGGGACCATCTACCCTGGGATGAGGGCTCCATCCTTCCGCTGCACGGATGCGGAGAAAGGAAACAACCTGATCCTTCACTACTACTCGGAGCGCGAAGGCCTCCAGGACATTGTCATCGGCATCATCAAGACTGTGGCCCAGCAGATCCACGGAACTGAGATAGAAATGAAG GTTATCCAGCACAAGAGTGAGGAGTGCGACCACATCAAGTTCCTGATTGAGGAGAAGGACTCTGAGGAGGAGGCTTTCTACGAGGACCTGGACGGCTTTGAAGAGAACGGGACACAGGAGACTAGGATCAGCCCCTACACCTTCTGCAAAGCCTTCCCCTTCCACCTCATGTTTGACAAGGACTTGATGCTCACGCAATGCGGGAACGCCATATACCGCGTCCTGCCACAG CTCCAGCCTGGGACATGTAATCTCCCATCTGTGTTCTCCCTGGTGCGTCCTCACATTGACTTCAGTTTCCACGGAATCCTCTCACACATCAACACAGTCTTCGTCCTCCGCAGCATG GAGGGCCTTCTCAACGTGGAAACCCTGGAGAGTGAGGACGAGCTAACAGGAGTGGAGATCAGCTGCCTCAGGTTAAAGGGACAGATGATTTACCTGCCTGAGGCGGAGAACATCCTAttcctctgctctcccag CGTGATGAACTTGGATGACCTGACGCGCCGGGGGCTCTACCTGAGTGACATCCCGCTCCATGACGCCACGCGGGACCTGGTGCTTCTCGGGGAGCAGTTCCGTGAGGAGTACAAGCTAACGCAGGAGCTGGAGATCCTGACAGATCGTCTGCAGCACACGCTCAGAGCCCTGGAGGATGAGAAGAAGAAGACTGACAG GTTGCTTTACTCGGTTCTGCCTCCATCTGTTGCAAACGAACTGCGACACCAGAGACCGGTGTCGGCCAAGCGCTACGACAACGTGACCATCCTCTTCAGTGGTATTGTGGGATTCAACGCCTTCTGCAGCAAGCATGCCTCAGCCGAGGGTGCCATCAAGATAGTCAACCTGCTCAACGATGTATACACTCGGTTTGACATCCTGACCGATTCTCGGAAGAACCCTTATGTATACAAg GTAGAGACGGTGGGTGATAAGTACATGACAGTCAGTGGCCTACCCGAGCCATGCACGCATCACGCCCAGTCTATCTGTCACCTGGCCCTGGACATGATGGAGATAGCAGGACAGGTCAAAGTGGATGAGGAACCAGTGCAG ATAACAATTGGGATCCACACAGGGGAGGTGGTTACAGGAGTGATTGGACAGAGGATGCCACGCTACTGCTTGTTCGGGAACACCGTCAACCTCACCAGCAGAACGGAGACCACGGGAGACAAGGGCAGGATCAACGTTTCTGAATACACATACAG GTGTCTGCAGTCTGCAGAGAACGCCGACCCCCAGTTCCACCTGGAGTACCGAGGACCAGTCACCATGAAGGGAAAGAAGGAACCCATGAAAGTGTGGTTCCTGTCGCGCAAGAACTCTGAGGCTGACGTGGGATCTTCTACGGTGCCTGTTCACATCTGA